A genomic window from Pseudomonas leptonychotis includes:
- a CDS encoding DUF1820 family protein: MSKREPIYKVIFLNQGQVYEMYAKQIFQSDLWGFLEVEEFVFGERTQVVVDPSEEKLKAQFDGVVRSFIPMNAIVRIDEVERLGTPKISEAKGGGNVMPFPMPMPDK, translated from the coding sequence ATGAGCAAGCGCGAACCCATCTACAAGGTGATTTTCCTCAACCAGGGTCAGGTGTACGAGATGTACGCCAAACAGATCTTTCAAAGCGATCTGTGGGGCTTTCTGGAAGTGGAGGAATTCGTCTTCGGCGAACGCACCCAGGTGGTGGTTGACCCTAGCGAAGAAAAGCTCAAGGCGCAGTTTGATGGTGTGGTGCGCAGCTTTATCCCGATGAACGCGATCGTGCGCATCGACGAAGTCGAGCGTCTCGGCACGCCGAAGATCAGTGAGGCCAAGGGAGGCGGTAATGTGATGCCGTTCCCCATGCCGATGCCGGACAAATAA
- a CDS encoding HlyC/CorC family transporter, translating into MSEDRSSNEQKSWFNRLTQAFAHEPKNRKELLEVLREAHQNKLLDSEALAIVEGAIQVADLQVRDIMVPRSQMMSIKANQTPKEFLPSIIEAAHSRYPVVGESLDDVVGILLAKDLLPLILQGENANFNIKDLLRPATFVPESKRLNVLLREFRANHNHMAVVIDEYGGVAGLVTIEDVLEQIVGDIEDEHDVEEDSYVKPLPSGDFLVKALTPIDSFNETFDTSFSDDEFDTVGGLVMSAFGHLPKRNEVTEIGEFRFRVLNADSRRIHLLRLTPINN; encoded by the coding sequence ATGAGCGAAGACCGATCGAGCAACGAGCAAAAGTCCTGGTTTAACAGACTGACCCAGGCTTTTGCTCATGAGCCGAAAAACCGCAAGGAACTGTTGGAAGTGCTGCGCGAAGCGCATCAGAACAAGCTGCTCGACAGCGAAGCACTGGCCATCGTTGAAGGCGCTATTCAAGTCGCCGACCTGCAGGTTCGCGACATTATGGTGCCCCGCTCGCAGATGATGAGCATCAAGGCCAACCAGACGCCCAAGGAGTTCCTACCCTCGATCATTGAAGCCGCGCACTCGCGCTACCCGGTGGTTGGCGAGAGCCTCGACGACGTAGTCGGCATCCTCCTGGCCAAGGATCTATTGCCTCTGATCCTGCAGGGCGAAAACGCCAATTTCAATATCAAGGACCTGCTGCGCCCGGCCACCTTCGTGCCCGAGTCCAAGCGCCTCAATGTGCTGCTGCGCGAGTTCCGCGCCAACCATAACCACATGGCGGTGGTTATCGATGAGTACGGCGGCGTCGCCGGCCTGGTGACCATCGAGGACGTGCTGGAACAGATCGTCGGCGATATCGAAGACGAACACGACGTGGAAGAAGACAGCTACGTCAAACCGCTGCCCAGTGGCGACTTTCTGGTCAAAGCACTGACACCGATCGACAGCTTCAATGAAACCTTCGACACCTCCTTCTCCGATGACGAATTCGATACCGTCGGCGGCCTGGTGATGAGCGCTTTCGGCCATCTGCCCAAGCGAAACGAGGTGACAGAAATCGGCGAGTTTCGCTTTCGCGTACTCAACGCCGACAGCCGCCGCATCCACTTGCTGCGCCTGACCCCGATCAACAACTGA
- the miaB gene encoding tRNA (N6-isopentenyl adenosine(37)-C2)-methylthiotransferase MiaB, whose product MTKKLYIETHGCQMNEYDSSRMVDLLAEHQALEVIDKADGADIILLNTCSIRERAQDKVFSQLGRWRELKLANPDLVIGVGGCVASQEGAAIRDRAPYVDVVFGPQTLHRLPEMIDAARTTKIAQVDISFPEIEKFDRLPEPRVDGPSAYVSVMEGCSKYCTFCVVPYTRGEEVSRPMADVLSEIIHLAEHGVREITLLGQNVNGYRGATANGQLADFAELLYAVAAIEGVDRIRYTTSHPLEFSDALIQAHAEIPELVKYLHLPVQSGSDRILAAMKRNHTALEYKSRIRKLRAAVPDILISSDFIIGFPGETEKDFEQTMKLVEDVGFDFCYSFIYSARPGTPAADLTDDTPMELKKQRLALLQHRVTQQGAENSRRMAGTVQRILVNDYSKKDPGMLQGRTESNRVVNFRSDNPRLIGQFVDVRIDQAMPNSLRGTLL is encoded by the coding sequence ATGACCAAGAAGCTTTATATCGAAACCCACGGTTGCCAGATGAACGAGTACGACAGCTCGCGCATGGTCGATCTGCTGGCCGAACATCAAGCCCTGGAAGTCATCGACAAAGCGGACGGTGCCGACATCATCCTGCTCAACACCTGCTCAATCCGTGAAAGAGCCCAAGACAAGGTGTTCTCGCAACTCGGCCGCTGGCGTGAGCTGAAGCTTGCCAACCCGGACCTGGTGATCGGTGTCGGTGGTTGTGTGGCCAGCCAAGAAGGCGCGGCCATTCGTGATCGCGCGCCCTATGTCGACGTGGTGTTCGGCCCGCAAACCCTGCACCGCCTGCCGGAAATGATCGACGCCGCGCGCACCACCAAAATCGCCCAGGTCGACATCAGCTTCCCCGAGATCGAGAAATTCGACCGCCTGCCCGAACCGCGCGTCGACGGCCCAAGTGCCTACGTCTCAGTAATGGAAGGCTGCAGCAAGTACTGCACGTTCTGCGTGGTGCCTTACACCCGCGGTGAAGAAGTCAGCCGGCCAATGGCCGATGTCCTCAGCGAGATCATTCACCTGGCCGAACACGGCGTGCGTGAAATCACCCTGCTCGGGCAGAACGTCAATGGTTACCGTGGCGCGACAGCTAACGGCCAGCTCGCCGACTTCGCCGAGCTGCTGTACGCCGTCGCGGCCATCGAAGGCGTCGATCGCATTCGCTATACCACCAGCCACCCGCTGGAGTTCTCCGATGCGTTGATTCAGGCCCATGCCGAGATTCCCGAGCTGGTGAAATACCTGCACTTACCGGTGCAGTCCGGCTCTGACCGTATTCTCGCGGCGATGAAGCGCAACCACACCGCCCTGGAATATAAATCGCGCATCCGCAAACTGCGCGCGGCGGTGCCGGACATCCTGATCAGCTCGGACTTCATCATCGGCTTCCCCGGTGAAACCGAGAAAGACTTCGAACAGACCATGAAGCTGGTCGAGGATGTCGGTTTCGACTTTTGCTACTCCTTCATCTACAGCGCACGCCCCGGCACCCCGGCAGCCGATCTGACCGATGACACCCCGATGGAGCTGAAGAAGCAGCGCTTGGCCCTGCTCCAGCACCGTGTCACCCAGCAAGGCGCCGAAAACAGCCGACGCATGGCTGGCACCGTGCAGCGCATCTTGGTCAACGACTACTCGAAGAAGGACCCCGGCATGCTCCAGGGCCGCACCGAGAGTAATCGCGTGGTCAACTTCCGCAGCGATAATCCACGTTTGATCGGCCAGTTCGTTGATGTGCGCATTGACCAGGCCATGCCCAACTCGCTGCGCGGCACGCTGCTGTAG
- a CDS encoding tetratricopeptide repeat protein produces the protein MKRTGRTLSLGCLLLLLPLLASASGNSLLIPALGSCSLNTTAEELPAAVEACEQAAVNGDLQAEFELGEFYYDGKRVERDLSLALKWFEQASLQGHAQSQYRLGMMFFRGEGVQANAVQAYIVLKMAAVNGSDEAMDSADLIAAQMPRDELEIASQVLGQIFRNYLLELQNADTLTSPFAPLP, from the coding sequence ATGAAACGCACCGGCCGCACCCTGTCCCTGGGCTGCCTGTTGCTCCTGCTGCCACTGCTCGCCTCGGCGAGCGGCAACTCCTTGCTGATCCCCGCGCTTGGCAGCTGCTCACTCAATACCACCGCCGAAGAACTGCCCGCAGCCGTTGAAGCCTGCGAGCAAGCCGCCGTTAACGGCGACCTGCAAGCAGAGTTCGAGCTGGGTGAGTTTTATTACGATGGCAAACGTGTCGAGCGCGACCTCAGCCTGGCGCTGAAATGGTTTGAGCAGGCCTCATTACAAGGCCATGCACAATCGCAGTACCGCCTGGGCATGATGTTTTTTCGCGGTGAAGGCGTGCAGGCAAATGCGGTGCAGGCCTATATCGTGTTGAAAATGGCGGCCGTAAACGGCTCGGACGAAGCCATGGACAGCGCCGACCTGATCGCCGCACAGATGCCGCGTGATGAGCTGGAGATCGCCAGCCAGGTGCTCGGGCAGATCTTCCGCAACTACCTGCTGGAGCTGCAGAACGCCGACACCCTTACCTCGCCGTTCGCACCGCTGCCCTGA
- the ybeY gene encoding rRNA maturation RNase YbeY — translation MLELDLQIASDASTLPSEAQFRTWCAIALRQRTADSELTIRLVDEAEGRELNHTWRQKDYATNVLSFPADVPDEFLDIPLLGDLVICVPVVEREAQEQAKTSEAHWAHLVIHGCLHLLGYDHILDAEAEEMEALERELLAELGHPDPYADED, via the coding sequence ATGCTTGAGCTTGACCTGCAGATTGCCAGCGACGCCTCGACTCTGCCGAGCGAGGCGCAATTTCGCACCTGGTGTGCCATCGCCCTGCGCCAACGCACTGCCGACTCCGAGCTGACCATCCGCCTGGTCGATGAAGCCGAAGGCCGCGAACTCAACCACACCTGGCGACAGAAAGATTACGCGACCAACGTGTTGTCTTTCCCGGCGGATGTGCCTGATGAGTTTTTGGATATCCCGCTGCTCGGCGACCTGGTGATTTGCGTACCGGTGGTCGAGCGTGAAGCCCAGGAACAAGCAAAAACCAGCGAAGCCCACTGGGCCCATCTGGTGATCCACGGCTGCTTGCACCTGCTCGGCTACGACCACATCCTCGACGCGGAAGCCGAAGAGATGGAAGCCCTGGAGCGAGAATTACTGGCTGAGTTGGGCCACCCCGACCCATACGCCGATGAAGACTGA
- a CDS encoding PhoH family protein: protein MNTPIEPLRFILEPFEARRFANLCGQFDEHLRLIEARLGIELRNRGNQFELVGSAGQTRAAEQLLSRLYREAENTELSPDLVHLFLQESGVEELSQPVNEPSIALRTRKGMIRPRGANQQRYVKAILDHDINFGIGPAGTGKTYLAVACAVDALEREQIRRILLVRPAVEAGEKLGFLPGDLSQKIDPYLRPLYDALYEMLGVEQVAKLIEKQVIEVAPLAYMRGRTLSNSFIILDESQNTTLEQMKMFLTRIGFGSTAVITGDITQVDLPRGTKSGLTHVIDVLHDVPGISFTHFKPKDVVRHPLVQRIVEAYERYENRIHGKLDDAQGNGDA from the coding sequence TTGAACACACCCATAGAACCCCTTCGTTTTATCCTTGAACCCTTTGAGGCTCGCCGCTTCGCTAACCTGTGCGGCCAATTTGATGAGCACCTGCGCCTGATCGAGGCTCGTCTAGGCATTGAGCTGCGCAACCGCGGCAACCAGTTCGAACTGGTCGGCAGCGCAGGCCAGACTCGCGCCGCCGAGCAACTGCTCAGCCGCCTCTACCGTGAAGCCGAAAACACCGAGCTGTCGCCCGACTTGGTCCACCTGTTTTTACAGGAGTCCGGTGTTGAAGAGCTGAGTCAGCCGGTCAACGAGCCCAGCATCGCCCTGCGTACGCGTAAAGGCATGATCAGGCCACGCGGCGCCAACCAACAGCGCTATGTCAAAGCCATTCTCGATCACGACATCAACTTCGGCATCGGCCCGGCCGGTACCGGTAAAACCTACCTGGCGGTGGCCTGCGCAGTGGATGCCCTGGAGCGCGAACAGATTCGTCGCATCCTGTTGGTACGACCAGCGGTTGAGGCCGGCGAAAAACTCGGCTTCCTGCCCGGCGACCTGTCGCAGAAGATCGATCCCTACCTGCGCCCGCTGTACGACGCACTCTACGAGATGCTCGGCGTCGAGCAGGTGGCCAAGCTGATCGAGAAACAGGTGATCGAAGTCGCGCCGCTGGCCTATATGCGCGGTCGCACATTGAGCAACAGCTTTATCATTCTCGACGAAAGCCAGAACACCACCCTGGAACAGATGAAGATGTTCCTCACCCGCATCGGCTTCGGCTCAACGGCAGTGATCACCGGTGACATCACCCAGGTTGACCTGCCGCGCGGCACCAAAAGCGGCCTGACCCACGTGATTGACGTATTGCACGATGTGCCGGGTATCAGCTTTACCCACTTCAAACCCAAAGACGTGGTGCGCCACCCCTTGGTGCAACGCATCGTCGAAGCCTATGAGCGCTACGAAAACCGCATCCACGGCAAGCTGGATGACGCACAGGGCAACGGCGATGCTTGA